From Calothrix sp. PCC 6303, a single genomic window includes:
- a CDS encoding M10 family metallopeptidase C-terminal domain-containing protein has translation MDNSSNQPKTDRTDIKTLFFPGNPRWSSNTITYNFMPFIPGIYIAGAPIDAFLDGGIPDPVSFKPFDAKQKAAAQEALDLWAEFADIRFVQKPDTLIGFDIPGLDKFLDLGILKPILEATGKFGDFVEKYSRFVGGVIGAPLVNGADIRFGTANITGSGGAVPPYGDSLTQQNAIRDKIVGFVDDYLKSITDLIPIGFSVPNIPVISLNLDISDFDPTKRGSITNPSNLDPTKPGSITNPFNLPNPLPKFELPKASDLVRQLPDIKILPFGDLWLNKNFEPVQSSNIGINGGFGFYTVMHEIGHALGLKHPGNYDAGGSPSPSPYLNKDRDSVLYSIMSYDYWEGNNSNQRKRDSYPETPMLYDIAAIQALYGANFKTRSGNDNYKWDATRPFMATIWDGGGIDTINASNQANKSEINLNAGQFSSIGLTNTTTYTQDGKTFPDPLEKYNLGIAFGVTIENAIGGAGSDILIGNQVSNRLDGGASNDTFIGGAGADTLIGGTGFDTASYKSSPSGVTIDLVTGQGFGGDATGDTLQSIENLDGSEFNDVFISNADSNQLDGRGGIDTVSYVKSTLGVEVNLKKEEASGGFADADKLNNIENILGSDFGDTLTGDDKVNVLNGRGGNDILDGGAGKDTLIGGAGFDIASYSTSTTGITIDLSTGTVSGGDAQGDVLIEIEGIGGSEFSDTLLGDENDNTFSGLGGDDVLRGRGGNDQLNGGEGNDIIDGGADIDTARYDSSPNSVIVNIEESQSYSNTAYPLDLEPTFNIAAGTAFDGFGNTDTLRNLENITGSNYDDVLIGNALRNTLNGLAGNDLLIGNGGDDILDGGDGIDTVSYRRSFNSSNIGVSVDLSQNFAFDGINGLDTLNNIENVIGSQFADRLIGDSNANTILGGDGNDIIEGKEGSDRLFGENGNDEIFGGIGNDYLVGGTGTGWFSDILDGGTGNDTASYITATSGVAASLAEGTGWQGDATGDKFISIENLEGSSYNDFLIGDNSNNILTGLAGNDTLEGRAGDDTLDGGAGEDTLWGSDGNDILRGGSGKDTLVGDLGNDTLEGGLGDDSLDAGLGDDTLTDLEGNNTFYTGEGNNFVTAGSGNDVIYAGSGHDIINAGDGLNKIFAGEGFNQVTSGSGDDIIYAGSSRDIINAGNGNNQVYASEGLNDIFTGFGDDTIYAGSSNDLINAGNGRNLVYAAEGNNLIGTGSGNDTIYAGSGSDWIFTGAGDDVIYAAEGNNLIAAGTGDNLIYGGSGRDLFALVAGVGSTIIDQFQNYDRLGLIGGLSFDQLSITQNQQGNEFSTHISIASSGDLLASLKWVEASSITRNSFVDAESLGMSVSNGAAGRSLLAGLMTSGVETGLSVSSVLDLQQQAIGSGSPFLAKGIA, from the coding sequence ATGGATAACAGTTCAAATCAGCCTAAAACAGATAGAACAGACATCAAAACGTTATTTTTCCCAGGAAATCCACGGTGGTCTAGCAATACCATTACCTACAATTTCATGCCGTTTATACCGGGGATATACATCGCAGGAGCGCCAATTGATGCGTTTCTTGATGGTGGAATTCCTGACCCAGTGAGTTTTAAACCTTTTGATGCCAAGCAAAAGGCTGCTGCACAAGAAGCACTCGACTTATGGGCTGAATTTGCAGATATTCGATTTGTTCAGAAACCTGATACATTGATAGGATTTGACATACCGGGTCTTGATAAATTCCTTGATTTAGGTATTTTGAAACCCATCTTAGAAGCTACTGGAAAATTTGGTGATTTTGTTGAAAAGTATTCCAGATTCGTTGGGGGTGTAATAGGCGCACCTCTAGTTAATGGTGCAGATATTCGCTTTGGTACAGCCAATATCACTGGTTCTGGAGGTGCAGTGCCACCATACGGAGACTCTCTAACTCAGCAGAACGCAATTAGAGACAAAATAGTTGGCTTTGTTGATGACTACCTAAAAAGTATTACTGACCTTATTCCAATAGGCTTCTCTGTTCCAAACATCCCAGTAATTTCGCTCAACTTGGATATTTCGGATTTCGATCCTACGAAGCGCGGTTCTATTACCAACCCATCAAATCTTGACCCTACAAAACCTGGTTCTATAACTAATCCATTTAATTTACCAAATCCCCTTCCTAAATTTGAGCTACCCAAAGCATCAGATTTAGTGCGCCAATTGCCTGACATTAAAATCTTACCCTTTGGGGATTTGTGGTTGAACAAGAATTTCGAGCCTGTACAGTCCTCAAATATAGGCATAAACGGGGGCTTCGGTTTCTACACAGTGATGCATGAGATCGGACATGCATTAGGACTAAAACATCCTGGAAACTATGACGCTGGTGGAAGTCCTAGCCCTAGCCCATACTTAAATAAGGATCGAGATTCTGTTTTGTACAGCATCATGTCCTATGACTACTGGGAAGGAAACAACAGCAATCAGCGCAAAAGAGATAGTTATCCTGAAACCCCCATGCTCTATGATATTGCTGCAATTCAAGCACTCTACGGTGCTAATTTCAAAACTCGTAGCGGCAATGATAATTACAAATGGGATGCAACCCGTCCTTTTATGGCAACTATTTGGGATGGCGGTGGTATTGACACCATTAATGCTTCAAATCAGGCAAATAAGTCTGAGATTAACTTAAATGCAGGTCAATTCAGTTCAATTGGTCTTACCAACACAACTACCTACACCCAAGATGGAAAAACGTTCCCTGACCCTCTAGAGAAATATAATCTAGGGATCGCCTTTGGAGTCACGATTGAAAATGCGATCGGTGGAGCTGGATCTGACATTTTAATTGGCAACCAAGTTAGTAACCGTCTTGATGGAGGTGCAAGCAATGATACTTTCATTGGTGGCGCAGGTGCTGACACCTTAATTGGTGGTACAGGTTTCGACACAGCTTCTTACAAAAGTTCTCCTAGCGGGGTCACCATTGATCTAGTGACTGGTCAAGGTTTTGGAGGAGATGCTACGGGCGATACATTGCAAAGTATTGAGAATTTAGATGGTTCAGAATTCAATGACGTTTTCATTAGTAATGCAGACTCCAATCAACTAGATGGACGTGGTGGAATTGATACAGTTTCGTATGTCAAATCAACATTAGGAGTTGAAGTCAATCTGAAGAAAGAAGAGGCCTCTGGGGGATTTGCAGATGCTGACAAGCTGAACAACATTGAAAATATTTTAGGCTCAGATTTTGGCGACACACTTACTGGAGATGACAAAGTCAATGTATTGAACGGACGAGGCGGAAATGATATCCTCGACGGAGGTGCTGGAAAAGACACGCTGATTGGAGGCGCAGGTTTTGATATTGCATCTTACTCAACTTCTACTACCGGAATTACAATTGATCTCTCAACTGGCACCGTATCTGGTGGCGATGCACAAGGTGATGTACTTATAGAAATTGAAGGCATCGGTGGCTCAGAATTTAGTGATACCCTGCTTGGAGACGAAAACGACAATACCTTCAGTGGACTTGGTGGCGATGATGTGCTACGTGGTCGAGGAGGGAACGATCAACTCAATGGCGGTGAAGGCAATGACATAATTGATGGGGGTGCAGACATTGATACTGCCCGCTACGACAGTTCTCCTAACAGTGTGATTGTCAATATCGAGGAATCTCAAAGCTACAGCAATACAGCTTATCCGCTCGACCTCGAACCCACCTTCAACATCGCAGCAGGCACAGCCTTCGATGGTTTTGGCAATACCGATACTCTTCGTAATCTGGAAAACATCACAGGTTCTAACTACGATGATGTTTTAATTGGCAATGCCCTTCGCAATACCCTCAATGGTTTAGCTGGCAATGACCTGCTCATTGGCAATGGCGGCGATGACATCCTCGATGGTGGTGACGGCATTGATACCGTTAGCTACCGTCGCTCATTCAACAGTTCTAACATTGGCGTATCTGTTGACCTTTCCCAAAACTTCGCTTTCGATGGTATCAATGGACTCGACACCCTCAATAACATAGAAAACGTCATCGGTTCTCAGTTCGCCGATCGCCTCATCGGAGATAGCAACGCTAACACAATTCTCGGTGGCGATGGCAACGATATTATTGAAGGCAAAGAAGGCAGCGATCGCCTCTTCGGTGAAAACGGCAATGATGAAATCTTTGGTGGTATTGGGAACGATTACCTCGTTGGTGGCACAGGTACAGGCTGGTTCTCTGATATCCTCGACGGTGGCACTGGTAACGACACCGCCTCTTACATCACTGCTACTTCCGGTGTTGCTGCTAGTTTAGCTGAAGGTACAGGTTGGCAAGGGGATGCAACAGGCGATAAATTCATCTCAATTGAAAACCTCGAAGGTTCATCCTACAACGACTTCCTCATTGGCGATAATAGCAACAACATCCTCACTGGTTTAGCAGGTAACGACACCCTCGAAGGTCGGGCTGGGGATGATACCTTGGATGGTGGCGCTGGAGAAGATACTCTCTGGGGCAGTGACGGTAACGACATCCTCCGAGGTGGTTCTGGAAAAGACACCTTGGTTGGCGACCTTGGTAACGATACCCTCGAAGGTGGTTTAGGAGATGATTCCCTCGATGCTGGTCTTGGTGACGACACCCTCACAGATTTAGAAGGTAACAACACCTTCTACACAGGCGAAGGAAATAACTTCGTTACCGCAGGTTCCGGCAATGATGTCATCTATGCAGGCTCCGGTCATGACATTATCAACGCCGGAGATGGTCTAAACAAAATCTTTGCTGGGGAAGGCTTTAATCAAGTTACTTCTGGTTCTGGCGATGATATCATCTACGCAGGCTCCAGCCGTGACATCATTAACGCAGGCAATGGCAACAACCAAGTTTACGCCAGCGAAGGTCTAAATGATATCTTCACAGGCTTTGGAGATGACACCATTTATGCTGGCTCCAGTAACGATCTAATTAACGCAGGCAATGGTCGCAACCTAGTTTACGCCGCAGAAGGCAACAATTTGATTGGCACAGGTTCCGGTAACGATACCATTTATGCGGGTTCCGGCAGCGACTGGATATTTACAGGTGCAGGAGATGATGTCATTTATGCCGCAGAGGGTAACAACTTAATTGCAGCAGGCACTGGCGATAACTTGATTTATGGTGGTAGCGGTCGTGATTTATTTGCTCTTGTTGCTGGTGTTGGTTCAACCATAATTGACCAATTCCAAAACTACGATCGTCTCGGTCTCATCGGTGGTTTGAGCTTCGATCAACTATCAATCACCCAAAACCAGCAGGGTAATGAGTTTTCCACCCATATTAGTATTGCTTCCAGCGGAGATTTACTTGCTAGCCTCAAGTGGGTAGAAGCTAGTTCCATCACCCGCAACTCATTTGTTGACGCAGAAAGCTTAGGAATGTCAGTTTCAAATGGAGCCGCAGGTCGTAGTCTTCTCGCTGGGTTGATGACTTCTGGTGTTGAGACGGGATTATCTGTTTCCTCAGTCCTTGATCTCCAGCAACAAGCGATCGGATCTGGTAGTCCTTTCTTAGCCAAAGGTATAGCCTAA
- a CDS encoding ATP-binding protein, whose protein sequence is MLQLQDLPTLLEQGQAVIAIATPLTERFKILEFLHKLACVRELPLYFWNQGYSQLRKVDDSLRLSESSYICTSGLDWLLNNPDIPGIFVFEGVISPDTVTGIFPQSTKIMLSNLTYELTANSVPRFLLCLESYVELPVELAPLIPILINPLPTAIAIQNFVKKFCDRIPNSIHKFETLVRTCLGLPMGELEILFSHLLGFSHSLEELIDGVLVYKKSKLKNQGIEFISEPDVPQAAGLDLLEEILERAAVLLKPEAKNHNLSFPKGMILWGPPGTGKSLSAKLAAKKMGVPMVAADWAGLRGTTAYESRKNLREFLQFCDANGEYGLVLYFDDFDKGFAGFDSDNDGGVSRQLAGKLLTWMQERTSQVLVMATVNKLEFLPPELVRRFDEIIFVDLPHAGARYEIFKLHLAKYFPGLDFSEKDWLRLLRETKLLTPAEIALMVRKTAENAFYRNAREFSSLELGEKALTVTVKDFLEVRSQFIPSMIREEDKIVEIRNKAVYARPASSPDTSQWAKEPEVLFGDKEILTGAS, encoded by the coding sequence ATGCTGCAACTTCAAGATTTACCAACATTGCTTGAGCAAGGGCAAGCTGTAATTGCGATCGCAACACCTCTTACCGAACGATTCAAAATACTTGAATTCCTTCATAAATTAGCTTGTGTGAGAGAATTGCCTTTATATTTTTGGAATCAAGGCTATTCCCAATTACGGAAAGTTGATGATTCTTTGAGGTTGAGCGAAAGCAGTTATATTTGTACATCCGGTTTGGATTGGTTATTAAATAATCCTGATATACCGGGAATATTTGTATTTGAGGGTGTTATTTCACCTGATACTGTCACAGGTATATTTCCTCAGTCAACCAAAATAATGCTGAGTAATTTAACTTATGAACTAACAGCAAACTCCGTACCACGATTTTTACTGTGTTTGGAAAGCTATGTTGAACTTCCTGTCGAATTAGCACCTTTGATTCCTATTTTAATTAACCCATTACCAACTGCGATCGCAATTCAAAATTTCGTGAAAAAGTTCTGCGATCGCATACCAAATAGCATACATAAATTTGAAACTTTAGTCCGAACTTGTTTGGGTTTACCAATGGGGGAATTAGAGATACTATTTTCTCATTTATTGGGATTTTCCCATAGTCTCGAAGAACTAATTGATGGGGTTTTAGTTTACAAAAAAAGCAAACTCAAAAATCAAGGTATAGAATTTATTAGCGAACCGGATGTACCCCAAGCTGCTGGATTAGATTTATTAGAAGAAATATTAGAACGCGCTGCGGTATTACTCAAACCTGAAGCCAAGAACCACAATCTCAGTTTTCCCAAGGGGATGATACTTTGGGGACCACCGGGAACTGGGAAGTCACTCAGTGCGAAATTGGCAGCAAAGAAAATGGGTGTACCGATGGTTGCAGCAGATTGGGCTGGATTACGGGGTACAACTGCTTACGAGTCAAGGAAAAATTTGCGGGAGTTTCTACAATTTTGCGATGCTAATGGAGAATATGGTTTGGTTCTCTACTTTGACGACTTCGACAAGGGATTTGCTGGTTTCGATTCCGATAATGATGGTGGTGTCTCGCGTCAGCTTGCAGGAAAATTATTGACTTGGATGCAAGAGAGGACATCCCAAGTTTTGGTAATGGCAACTGTTAACAAATTAGAGTTTTTACCACCCGAATTAGTACGTCGTTTTGATGAGATTATTTTTGTTGACTTACCCCACGCTGGTGCGAGGTATGAAATCTTTAAATTGCACTTGGCTAAATATTTTCCGGGGTTGGATTTTAGTGAAAAGGATTGGTTGCGTTTGTTGAGGGAGACGAAGTTATTAACCCCTGCGGAAATTGCTTTGATGGTGAGGAAAACTGCGGAGAATGCTTTTTATCGAAATGCACGGGAGTTTTCTAGTTTGGAGCTTGGGGAAAAGGCTTTAACTGTGACTGTGAAGGATTTTTTGGAAGTGCGATCGCAGTTTATTCCCAGCATGATTCGGGAGGAAGATAAAATTGTCGAGATTCGCAACAAAGCAGTTTATGCTCGTCCTGCTTCGTCTCCAGATACAAGTCAATGGGCAAAGGAGCCGGAGGTTTTGTTTGGGGATAAAGAGATACTAACAGGGGCATCTTAA